GATGAGCGCGATGGAACCGCCCACCGGGTCGGCCACGAAATCGACGTGTCCGCCCATCAGGTCGGCCAGCGCGGGCGCGCCGCCTTTGTAGGGCACGTCGGTGAACTTGGTGCCGGTCTTCTCGGCCAGCAAGATGCCGGCGAGGTGGCTGCCGGTGCCCAGACCTGATGAGCCGAAGCTCACCTTGCCTGGCGTGGCGCGGGCCTTGGCGATCAGATCGGCCACGCTTTTCATACCCGAGGCGGGAGCCACGTTCAGCACATATTGAAAGTTCGCAATGCCTGCGAGTGGCGTGAAGCTCTTGATGGTGTCGAAGGGCAGGGGAGCCTCGGACTGGTGTGGCATGACGGCTTGCACGCTGTTGGCGCTGGTGCCGATCGTATAGCCGTCCGCGGGGCTTCTGGAGAGCCGATCCACCCCCACGGCGCCGGCGGCCCCCGTGACGTTCTCGACCACGATGGATTGCCCCAGCGCCTGTCCAAGCTGCTCGGCAGCGAGGCGCGAAACGATGTCGGTGGCGCCGCCGGCCGGGAACGGAACGATCCAGCGGATCGGCCGCGCGCTGGGCCAGGTGCCCTGTGCCGTGGCCGCGGTACTGAGCACGGCCAATCCGCCTGCCAGACCCAAAAGAAACGAAGCCCTTCGCAACATGTCGTGTCTCCTGTTAGTGATGCAAACGCCGAAAAGCAAATCGAAATATATTCGATATCTGTTATGCTGTGTTTGGATTTTAAGGAGATCGCATGGGCGTAGAACGCAAAGCTTGCTTGGTCGGTGTGGGGCAGAGCCTGTACACCCGATGGGGTGGAATTCAAGACAAGAGCCAGTTCCAGATCACCGCCGAGGCCATCGCGGCCGCTGTGAAGGACGCGGGGCTCAAGACGGCCGAAGTGGATGGCCTGGCCTCGTTCGCCGATGACGCCAACTCGGCGCCGTTGATGGCGGTGGCTCTGGGCGTGCCGCACATGCGGTGGTCGTCCATGGTGTGGGGTGGTGGAGGCGGCGGCACCATCGCCGCGCTATCGCAAGCGTGTGCTGCGGTCGAAGCCGGCCAGGCCGAAACGGTGGTGGTGTACCGCGGTTTGTGCCAGGGCCAAGGCCGTCGCTTCGGCAAGGCCTATGGGGCTCGCCCTGCAGGCAGCTTCGTGAACCCGTTTGGCCTGTTCGCGCCACCCTACATGCTGGCCTTGCTGGTGCAGCGTTTCATGCACCTGTATCCCATCACCGAACTGCACCTGGCAGAGATCGCACTGAACGCCCGGGTGAACGCCAACCGCAACCCGAATGCCGTGATGCACGACCGCGCGCTCACGCTGGAGCAGTACCTCGGCAGCCGCTGGATCTCCGAGCCGCTGCGCCTGTACGACTGCTGTCTGGAAACCGATGGCGCATGCGCCGTGGTGGTGACCACGCGCGAACGCGCGCGCGATTTGAAGCAGGCTCCGATCGAGGTGTTGGCCGCCAAGCACGGCAGCGGCCCTCAGTGGGGGCATGGACCGCTGGGCAGCCACAACATGCCCGACGAAGACTACGCCTCCACCAACAGCCGCCAGTTGGCGAAAGACTTGTACGCCGCGTCGGGCGTCACACCGGCCGACATCGATGTGGCACAGATCTATGACCATTTTTCGGGCCTGGTGCTCATGGCGCTGGAGGAATACGGCTTCTGCGGCCGTGGCGAGAGCGGTGCGTTTGTCGAGAGTGGCGCCATACGCTGGGGCACCGGCAGTTTGCCGATCAACACGTCGGGCGGCCAGCTCTCCGAGGCCTATGTGCATGGGATGAACTTGCTGGCCGAAGGCATTCGACAGCTGCGCGGCGAATCGACGTCGCAAGTCGAGGGTGCCCGCCTGTGCCTGGTCACCGGTGGACTGGGTGTATCGCCGACCAGCGGCGCGATCATTGGGAGAATGTGATGAGTTACTTTCCAGCCGACATGCCCCGCCCCGAACCCAACGCCGACGAAGCCGGATTCTGGGCGCACTGCAAAGAGCGGTCGCTTCGTTTTCAATCTTGCGCTGCGTGCGGCACGCTGCGCCATCCGCCGATGCCCATGTGCTTTCGCTGCCAGTCGTGCGAGACCGCTTGGAAGGAGGCACCTGAAGAAGCCACGGTCTACAGCTATACCGTGGTGCGGCACGCGGGGCATACAGCCGTCACCGCACGCTTGCCCTATGTGGTCGCCGTGGTTGAATTTGCGACGATGCCAGGTGTGCGCCTCATCACCAACCTGACCGACATCGATCAGACCCAAGTGGCCATTGGCATGAAGGTGCGCCTGTGGTGGGACGACATTGGGGACGGCATGCAGGTGCCGAGATTCGCACCAGCGGAACGCTTGAAAGTCTGATGCCGTGAGCGTTGCGTTCGGCGCTCACAGTTACGCCTGGATGTGGTCGATGCCGGCGCGGCCGTGTTTGGAGCGCCTGCAGGCTCTGGGCTTCGACGAGTTCGAACTCATCACCATGCCCGGGCACCTCTGGCCGACCGAGATGTCGGGCGCGCAGCGCGTGTCGTTGCGCGATTGGGTCGAAGGCGAGGGCGCCACGCTACGCACCCTGAACCACCCCGGTACCGATTTGAACTTGGCCAGCCCCGTGCCCGAGGTGCGCGCGTACAGCGTGCAGATACTGGCGCAGGTGTTGGCGCTGGCCGCCGACCTGCGTTGTCCCGCCGTCGTGGTGGTGACGGGCAGGGTGAACCCGTTGCTGCCGGCACCGCTCGAACACCACCGGCAATGGGTACTCGACGCGTTGCGCGCGCTGGTGCCTGTGGCCGAAGACCTGGGTGTTCGGCTGGCGCTGGAGAACATTCCGCTGGGGCCTCTGCCGCGCGCGCGCGATCTGCTGGACGCGGTGGCCTGGTTGAACAGCCCGGCGGTGGCGGTGTGCTGGGATGCAGCCAATGCCCATTTCTGCGGCGAAGACCCGGCCGAGGGCTTGCGCGAAGTCGCGCCTTGGTTGGAAGTGGTGCATCTGTCCGATACCGATCGCAGCAGCTGGCGCCACGATGTCATCGGCACGGGCGCTGTGGATTTCGCCTCGGTCTTGCAAGCCGCGCGCGACGTGGGTCATGCACGCAAGCCGCTGCTGGAGCTGTGCATCCGCAATCCCGAAGAGGGACACCGGGCCAGCCTCAGCCGACTGGCTGCGTTGGAGACGACGGAACGTCTACAACGCGAGTGAATACGCCGCGCGTGCGGGGGGGGGCTTGTTTCGCGCGGATGCCGGAAAACGGCGGTACCGCTATCCGCCCTTTGCCACCGCTTTGGCCACCTGCGCGCGGCGCGCAGGTGCATACGCCTCCTGTCCCAAAGCGACATACAGCGCCTGCGTCACGTCGTGGTGCTCGGCCAGCCCGGTGCGTTGCAGCAAGGCGATCGGGCCTTCCGGATAGCCCAGGCCCAGGCACAGCGTCTTGTCCAGGTCTTCGGCGCTCGCCAGCTTCTCATCCAGGCGGCGCAGCGCGGCGTTGAGGTACGGGCGGATCAGCCGGTCGACGATGCGACCAGGGAAGTCACCACACACCGCCACCTTGAATCCCGCGGCTTCAAACGCGGTCTTCGCCGCCGTGATGGCGGACTCGAGCGTGTTGGGCTGGCGCACGAGTTCGATCAGGTTGGAGGGATCGGCGTTGCCTATGCGGAAACGCGCAAAGCCCACCACGTTGGAGCCCTCATGGCCCCGGTCTTCGCCGGTGTGCACGCCCAGGCACTCGGTGCCCAGTTCGATGGCGACGAAGGGGCAAGCGCCCAGCTCGCCCGCGCTGGCAAAGGTTTTGCCGGCTTCTTCGCCAACGAAGACGCGACCCGCGCCCTGGTCATCCGCCTTGTCGGTGAAGGCGTGTGATGCCGGGAAGGAACGGCTCTCGCCGACCTGTGTGATGCGGTAGTGTTTGCTCATGGGGGTGCTCCTGCTCAGGCGCCAAACATCTTGCTGTCTTTGTACTCGTGAAAACCGCGCCCGCTCTTCTTGCCGAGCCAGCCCGCGGCGATCATGCGCTTGACCAGGGGCGGGCAGGCCGCGCGCGGCTCATTCGTCACGCCGTACATGGCCTCGCACAGCAGCTTCTGCGTGTCCATGCCGACCAGGTCGAGCAGCTCCATCGGACCCATGGCGTAACCCATGCCGGTCTTGATCGCCAGGTCGATGTCGGCCGGGCTCGCCACGCCCTGCTCGACCAGCCGGATCGCGTCGTTGTTGAACGGAATCAGGAAGTAGTTCAGCACGAAGCCGGGGGTGTCCTGCGTCTTCACCGGCTTCTGGCCCAGCTTCTCGCACACCGCCCAGGCACGCTCGAAGGTCTCGTCGCGGGTACTCAGGCCGGGCGACATCTCCACCAGCTTCATCAGCTGGGCGGGCAAACAGAAGTGCATGCCCACGAAGCGGTCGGCGCGGCCGGTGCCACCCGCTATCTCGGTGATGCTGATGGTGGAGGTGTTGCTGGCGAAGATGGTGTGCTCGCCGCAGATCTTGTTGAGTTTGCCGAACAGGTCGTGCTTGACCGGCAGGCTCTCGAACACGGCCTCGATCACCAGATCGCAGTCGGCGAAGTCGTCCAGGCTGGTCGTGCCGCTCCACTGGCCCATGATCTCGGGCAGCTTCTCGGGCGCCAGTTTGCCGCGCTCCACGCTCTTCTTCAGGAAGCCTTCGGTTTGTTGGCGTGCGCGGTCGATCGCGTCTTGCTTCAAATCGAAGATGCGCGTCTTGAAGCCCGCGCGGGCGCAGACGATCGCGATGCCCGCGCCCATCGTGCCGGCACCGGCGATGCCAATGGTCTTGATCTCACTCATGTGGTTTCCTTTGTTGATTCAGGTATCAGCGCTGCAGGAAGCTGCGGCCGATGAGCTGGCGGTGGACCTGGTTGGTGCCCTCCCAGATCTGCGTGATCTTGGCGTCGCGCATCAGGCGCTCGACGCGGTAGTCCTTGCAATAACCGTAGCCGCCCAGCAGTTGCACCGCATCGGTGGACAGGCGCATGGCCAAGTCGCTGGCGCGCATCTTGAGCAGCGAGGCTTCGTTGCCGAAGTCCTTCTCGCCCGCGTCGACCCAGCTCGCCACCTGCCACAGAAAACTCTCGGCCAGGGCCAGGTCGGTGGCGTTGTCGGCCACCATGAACTGGATGCCTTGGAACTCCAGGATCTTGCGGCCGGACTGCTTGCGCTCGTTGATATAGGCCACCGAATCCTCGAACGCGGCGCGCGCGATGCCCAGGGCGTGGGCGGCCACGCTGGGGCGCGATTTGTTGAGCGAGGCGAACAGGATCTTCAGGCCGTCGCCCGGGTTGCCGATGAGGTTGGTGCGCAGCACGCGGCAGTTGTCGAAGGCGAGCGTGGCGGTGCTCGAGGCGCGCGTGCCCATCTTGTCTTCCAGCCGCACGACCGACAGCCCTGGCGTGCCCTTCTCCATGATCAGCACCGAGATGCTTTCCTTCGCACCGGCAATGCCTTCCCACTTGCCGAACAGCAGGTAGAGGTCGGCCACGTCGCCGTTGGTGATGAAGGTCTTGCCGCCGTTGACGACGATCTCATCGCCCTCCTCGCGGAAGGTGGTGCGCATGCCGGTGGCGTCCGAGCCCGCGCCGGGCTCGGTGATGGCCAGCGCGCCCAGGCCGCCTTCGGCAATGCGCGGCAGCAGGCGCTGCTTCTGCTCCTCGGTGCCCCAGTCGATCAGAGGCTTCATGCCGTGGTAGTTGGTGGCCCAGACGATGCCGGTAGAGGCGCAGGCCTTGCTGATCTCGCGCACGCAGGCGAGGTACGCGGTGTACGACATTTGCGCGCCGCCATAGGCCTCGGGCACAAACATGGCGTTGAGGCCGAGTTCGTTGATGGCCTTGACGTTCTCCCACGGGAACTCGCCGGTGCGGTCGGCATGCTCGGCATGGGTTGCGATCTTCTCGCGGCAGAGCGTCTTCACGCTGTCGAGCAGCATGGTCTCTTCTTCGGACAGGCTCAGGCGGTCGTCCAGGCGTTGAAGGAGGGTCATGTTCTGGGTTCCTTCGGCTTCTCAGTGGTTGATGCTTTGCGCACCATCGATGTAGATGGTTTCGCCACTCATGAAACGGCCTGCAGGCCCGAACATCGAAGCCACCAGCGCGCCCACGTCGGCCGCCGTTCCAGGCGTCTTGGCCGGAATGCGCTTGTCCAGATAGGCGCGCAGCGGGCTGCCCTCGGCCATGGCATCTGCGTTGAGGTCGGTGACGATGTAGCCGGGCGCCACATTCATGACGCGAATGCCTTTGCTCGCCCACTCCACAGCCAGCACGCGCGTGATGGCGCCCACCGCGGCCTTGCTGGAGCAGTAGGCCAGGTTGTGCTTGACGCCGAGCTTGTCGAAGAACGAGCCGATGTTCACCACCATGCCGCCACCGGCGGCCACCAGGTGTGGGTAGGCAGCCTGGCAGGCCGAGACGACCGAGGTGGCGTTGGTGTCCATCACCTGCTGCCAGTCGGCCAGGGTGAAGGTGGCGGAGGCGCCGTCGATGTGCACGCCAGCGTTGTT
The sequence above is a segment of the Hydrogenophaga sp. BPS33 genome. Coding sequences within it:
- a CDS encoding Bug family tripartite tricarboxylate transporter substrate binding protein; this translates as MLRRASFLLGLAGGLAVLSTAATAQGTWPSARPIRWIVPFPAGGATDIVSRLAAEQLGQALGQSIVVENVTGAAGAVGVDRLSRSPADGYTIGTSANSVQAVMPHQSEAPLPFDTIKSFTPLAGIANFQYVLNVAPASGMKSVADLIAKARATPGKVSFGSSGLGTGSHLAGILLAEKTGTKFTDVPYKGGAPALADLMGGHVDFVADPVGGSIALIRSGKLIPIAMSGSKRHPAFPEVPLVSETVPGYDHVGWFGLYGPAGMPPEIVGRIGAEMAKVQQSQAYLTALEKLGYEPWIMNSRQLADQQQKDLEQWRAILRPRAKN
- a CDS encoding thiolase C-terminal domain-containing protein, producing the protein MGVERKACLVGVGQSLYTRWGGIQDKSQFQITAEAIAAAVKDAGLKTAEVDGLASFADDANSAPLMAVALGVPHMRWSSMVWGGGGGGTIAALSQACAAVEAGQAETVVVYRGLCQGQGRRFGKAYGARPAGSFVNPFGLFAPPYMLALLVQRFMHLYPITELHLAEIALNARVNANRNPNAVMHDRALTLEQYLGSRWISEPLRLYDCCLETDGACAVVVTTRERARDLKQAPIEVLAAKHGSGPQWGHGPLGSHNMPDEDYASTNSRQLAKDLYAASGVTPADIDVAQIYDHFSGLVLMALEEYGFCGRGESGAFVESGAIRWGTGSLPINTSGGQLSEAYVHGMNLLAEGIRQLRGESTSQVEGARLCLVTGGLGVSPTSGAIIGRM
- a CDS encoding Zn-ribbon domain-containing OB-fold protein produces the protein MSYFPADMPRPEPNADEAGFWAHCKERSLRFQSCAACGTLRHPPMPMCFRCQSCETAWKEAPEEATVYSYTVVRHAGHTAVTARLPYVVAVVEFATMPGVRLITNLTDIDQTQVAIGMKVRLWWDDIGDGMQVPRFAPAERLKV
- a CDS encoding sugar phosphate isomerase/epimerase family protein, producing the protein MSVAFGAHSYAWMWSMPARPCLERLQALGFDEFELITMPGHLWPTEMSGAQRVSLRDWVEGEGATLRTLNHPGTDLNLASPVPEVRAYSVQILAQVLALAADLRCPAVVVVTGRVNPLLPAPLEHHRQWVLDALRALVPVAEDLGVRLALENIPLGPLPRARDLLDAVAWLNSPAVAVCWDAANAHFCGEDPAEGLREVAPWLEVVHLSDTDRSSWRHDVIGTGAVDFASVLQAARDVGHARKPLLELCIRNPEEGHRASLSRLAALETTERLQRE
- a CDS encoding 3-hydroxyacyl-CoA dehydrogenase family protein, with translation MSKHYRITQVGESRSFPASHAFTDKADDQGAGRVFVGEEAGKTFASAGELGACPFVAIELGTECLGVHTGEDRGHEGSNVVGFARFRIGNADPSNLIELVRQPNTLESAITAAKTAFEAAGFKVAVCGDFPGRIVDRLIRPYLNAALRRLDEKLASAEDLDKTLCLGLGYPEGPIALLQRTGLAEHHDVTQALYVALGQEAYAPARRAQVAKAVAKGG
- a CDS encoding 3-hydroxyacyl-CoA dehydrogenase family protein, whose amino-acid sequence is MSEIKTIGIAGAGTMGAGIAIVCARAGFKTRIFDLKQDAIDRARQQTEGFLKKSVERGKLAPEKLPEIMGQWSGTTSLDDFADCDLVIEAVFESLPVKHDLFGKLNKICGEHTIFASNTSTISITEIAGGTGRADRFVGMHFCLPAQLMKLVEMSPGLSTRDETFERAWAVCEKLGQKPVKTQDTPGFVLNYFLIPFNNDAIRLVEQGVASPADIDLAIKTGMGYAMGPMELLDLVGMDTQKLLCEAMYGVTNEPRAACPPLVKRMIAAGWLGKKSGRGFHEYKDSKMFGA
- a CDS encoding acyl-CoA dehydrogenase family protein, which codes for MTLLQRLDDRLSLSEEETMLLDSVKTLCREKIATHAEHADRTGEFPWENVKAINELGLNAMFVPEAYGGAQMSYTAYLACVREISKACASTGIVWATNYHGMKPLIDWGTEEQKQRLLPRIAEGGLGALAITEPGAGSDATGMRTTFREEGDEIVVNGGKTFITNGDVADLYLLFGKWEGIAGAKESISVLIMEKGTPGLSVVRLEDKMGTRASSTATLAFDNCRVLRTNLIGNPGDGLKILFASLNKSRPSVAAHALGIARAAFEDSVAYINERKQSGRKILEFQGIQFMVADNATDLALAESFLWQVASWVDAGEKDFGNEASLLKMRASDLAMRLSTDAVQLLGGYGYCKDYRVERLMRDAKITQIWEGTNQVHRQLIGRSFLQR
- a CDS encoding SDR family NAD(P)-dependent oxidoreductase, whose product is MSEISIDAVGRECIVVTGASRGIGAAIALELARQGKHVACLSRSGAMPACADAPADVAARWLPMKADVTQPQALAAAFDALKADGWSITGLVNNAGVHIDGASATFTLADWQQVMDTNATSVVSACQAAYPHLVAAGGGMVVNIGSFFDKLGVKHNLAYCSSKAAVGAITRVLAVEWASKGIRVMNVAPGYIVTDLNADAMAEGSPLRAYLDKRIPAKTPGTAADVGALVASMFGPAGRFMSGETIYIDGAQSINH